CGGTTTGGAAGAGGGTCCAGCTCATGAAGGCGAACATCAGTGTGGCGATGACATCTCCCCAGATTCCCTGTGCTTCACCCAAATGCCATTTTGCTCCCACATTTAATGCGTTGAATAGATTCGGTCCGAAACCCCGAAGGAAGGCATAGACAATGCCCATGATGGCGCCGCCCGCGATGAGGCCGGAACTGTAGAGAACGCCGGGACTTGTTTCGCTTTCTTCATTTCTGTGAGTCCGTTTTTTGACGAGCGCGTGAACCAATCCGCCAATCAGTATCGGAAGGGAGATAGAAAAAGGGAGATAAACTCCGACAGCAAACGGGAGAACTTCAACACTGCAAAGTTGGACAAAAACGCCGATGAAAACGCCAAACAGAACGAGATCCCACGGCAGGCTCTGGTTTAAAACTCCATCTATTATAATAGCCATCAACTGTCCTTTGGGCGCGGGAAGCGCTTCCGAACCAATACCGCCTCCCGTGGCGAGCCCCGCTTTGTGCATGCCAATCAACGTGATGCCTACAACAATAGAAGAGGCGATCACTCCGACCAGCAACGCCAGCTGTTGTTTATAAGGAGTGGCTCCGACGATGTAACCGGTTTTCAAATCTTGCGATGTGTTACCGCCGTTGGCCGCGATAATGCAAACAATGGCGCCGATACTCAAAGCCACCACGGCGTATTCTTTTCCATTCCATCCCAGTAAAACAAAAACAAGGCAGGTCAGCATCAGTGTGGTGATGGTCATTCCCGAAACCGGATTGGAAGAGGTGCCAATCAAACCAGTGATGCGTGAAGAAACGGTGCAAAAGAAAAATCCGAAAATAACAACGGCCAGCGAAGCGGCCATATGAGACCATTTCGAGCCCGGCAGAAAAGGGAGAAACGAAATAATAAAAACCATGAGCATGACTCCAATCAACGTAACTTTTGTTGGAAGATCACGATCGGTACGGAGTGTCTTGAGCGGTTGCACTTTTTCGGAAGTTTTAAGACCCTGCACTTCCTTGAAAAAAGTTTTCCAGATGGTTGGGAGTGTTTTAACAAGCGTGACAATGCCACCATAAACAACCGTACCGCCGCCGATATAGCGAATATAATTCGACCAAATTTCCATCATGCTCATCTCGCTGATGATCTTGGTGGCGGGGGCCATCGGGATAAAATCGAATTGACCAAAGAAACGGATCATCGGCATCAACACGAGCCACGCCAAAACACCGCCGGCCGCGGTGTAGCCCGCAATACGAGGGCCGATGATGTAACCCACACCCAAAAGTTCCGGCGTGATTTCCGCACTGACAATGGCACCACGCAACCAGTTCAAAGTAAAAGCAGGACTGTCTTTCCAGAGGCCGAAAATATTCATCAATAATTTGTAAAAAGAGGAAAAACCCAGACCCGAAAAAACGAGACTCGCCAACTTTCCGCCTTTTTCACCGGCGATCAACACATCGGCGCAGGCGGTTCCTTCGGGGTAGGGGAGCTTGCCGTGCTCTTGCACAATCAAATGTCGGCGCAAAGGAATCATAAATAAAACTCCGAGAACGCCGCCGATCAGTGTTAGGGTGAGAATGAGGAAGTAATCAAATTGGTATCCAAGAAAAATCAGGGCGGGGAGCGTGAAGGTAACCCCTCCAGCGATGGATTCACCGGCAGAACCGACCGTTTGCACAATATTGTTTTCCAAAATAGTCGATTGACCAAAACGTTTAAAGATGGCAATCGACAGGACGGAAATGGGGATGGAGGCGGCAACGGTGAGTCCCACTTTCAGACCCAGATAAACCGTGGAAGCTCCGAAAAGGATTCCAAAAAGAACGCCTAAAAAAACAGCTCTAAAAGTTAGTTCGCGAGTTGATTGGACAGCGGGCACATAAGGTTTGAAACGGGATTCGCTGGGAAACGTTGCTATCGCAGGCATGCAGAGGAGTTAACAAATTAGTACTTATGAGTCAATTACCGAAATCATACTTTATTAAAACCTTTGGGTGCCAGATGAATGAGCATGACTCGAAAAAGATCGCGGGTCTTTTGGCTCCTCTGGGTTATTTCCCCGTGGAAGTGTTGGAAAAAGCGGATTTGATTCTTTTTAACACCTGCACCGTTCGCGAAAAAGCCCACCAAAAGGCGTTCTCCGAAATTGGCAAAACTCTTTCTCTAAAAAATCAGGATCCGCGCATCATCGGCGTTTGCGGGTGTGTGGCGCAGGAAGAGGGGGCCAAATTATTGCACCGCTTTCCGTGGATTGATCTCGTTTTTGGTCCCGACCAAATTTATAAACTTCCGGATTTGCTCGATCTGGTGCGAAAAACAAAAAAACCGGCCCTCGCAACGGAGTTGATCAATCGTGCGGACGATTATCATTTTCTAGAGTCGATTCAGGCAACCAAACTTCATGGGCCGAGCGCTTTTGTCACCATCATGAAGGGGTGTAACAGTCGTTGCAGTTATTGCATCGTCCCAAAAGTGCGTGGCACAGAGGTTTACAGACCCGCGCGCGAAATTGTGCGTGAAGTTCAGTTTCTTGTGGAGAAAGGGTGTCGCGAAGTCATTCTGCTCGGTCAAAATGTGAATTCCTATCCCGGTTTTGCGAAATTACTTCGCACCCTTGCGGAGGATACCGACATCGAAAGAATTCGTTACACCTCTCCTCATCCCAAAGATGTGAAGGAAGATTTGATCGAGGAATATGCCACCAATTCCAAATTGTGCGCGCACATTCATCTGCCTCTTCAATCGGGATCCGATTCTGTTTTGAAAAGAATGCGTAGAGCCTACAACACCAAAACATTTCGGAGCAAAGTGGAGAGGCTGAGATGTGTTCGGCCCGGTATTGGAATCACCTCCGATATGATCGTCGGGTTTGCTCAAGAATCCGATGAAGAGTTTTCACAAACGATTGATTTTATAAAAGAAATCCAGTTTGACAACATTTATGCTTTTAAATATTCCCCGCGTCCAGATACCGAGGCGTTTGCTCTTGCCGATGATGTTTTGCGGGAAATTAAAGAGAGGCGCTTGGATCTGCTGTTGACTCTTCAATCCCAAATCACTTATGCCCGCCATCAACCTTTTGTTGGCACAACACAGACGGTATTGGTGGAAGGGTCAGATCGTTGTGAAAAAGGGTTTTGGATGGGCAGAACTTCCTGCCACAAAATAGTAAATTTTTCTGGTCAGGGGAATCTGCTTGGGGCTATAGTTGAAGTGAAGATAACCGAAGCGAATCCGAATTCTTTGAAAGGAAGGGTGATTGAAAATGGACAAGAAAACGCCGGACAAAAAAACACTGATTGAAATGCAGGTCACGGGGCTGACCATTGACCCCTTCACGAGCATGCCGATTGTGATTTTAAAAGATGCGGCGGAAAAATATGCCCTGCCAATCTGGATCGGTTTGATTGAGGCCTCCGCGATTGCCACCGAACTCGAAAAAATTCAGCTTTCGCGTCCGATGACGCATGATCTTTTGAAAGGTATTCTGGAACAGGTAGAGGTGATTGTCGAAAAAGTTTTAATCAGTGATATTTCGGACAATACTTTTTACGCCCAGATTTTTTTCAAGACAAAAGAGAAATCCTTCACGATGGATGCGCGTCCCTCCGATGCCATTGCACTGGCGCTCCGAACCAAATCCCCCATTTTTGTGGAAAAGGCGGTCATCGACAAATCTCGCAAGATTGATCTCTCCAAAGAAGGTGCGGGTTCAGAAGGCGCCAAACAGCAAAAATGGGCCGAAATTCTGGAAAACCTTACCCCCGAAGATTTCGGGAAATATAAAATGTGAATACAGTGGGTCAAATGGATGTCATCCTGAACCCTTCGCAATCATTGTCATTCTGAGCGAAGCGAAGAATCTGCTTGTGCTCAGGGTAAACTCCGTGAAGGATCTACTTGAGGATTCTTCGCTTCGCTCAGAATGACAAAGCGAAGGACTCAGCATGACAACCTTCAATAAACTATTTACGAGATGTGCTCCATGTACAAATCTTTTCGCGCCGCTGTTTTGAGGGAGAGTTTTATTTCCGCCGGTGATTCGGTATTGGTTGGTGTCTCCGGCGGTGTTGACTCGATGGTCCTTCTTTCCCTTTTACTTGAGTTGCAACAGGACATTGATTTTGCGCTCAGTGTGGCACACGTCAACTACGGTCTTCGCGGGGAAGAGTCGGATGATCAGGAAAAATTGGTGCGCGATTTTTGTCTCCGTAACTATTTGCGCTGTTTTTTTTCGAACCCAAAACTTTTTGAGACGCAAAAAGACAATCTTCAAAATGCGGCCCGGGATTTCCGTTATCATTATTTTTCTGAAATGGCTTTGGAGACAGGTGTCAACCGTGTTGCCGTGGCCCATCACAAGGAAGATCAAGTGGAGACCATCTTGGGGCATTTACTGAGGGGTTCCAGTTTGAAGGGGCTGGCGGGGATGCAGACGGTGAGAAAAATGCAAAATTCAAAAATCAAAGATCAAAATTTAATGTTGATTCGTCCTTTGCTTACTTTCAGCAAAGAAGAAATTAAAAAATATGCCGCGGAAAATAAAGTTTCCTATCTGGAAGACTCTTCCAATCTTTCCAAAGAATATTGGCGCAATCAGTTACGTCATGACTTGTTGCCGGTGCTTGAAAAATTAAGACCTAAAGCCTTTGACAAAATTGTCCAATTGGGGGATGACCTGCGCGAAGTCGCTGATTTTTTGACAATTACGGCCACAGATTGGCTCAAGGAATTTTCCAGAAAAGAAGAAGATGCTTTCTGGATGCCGCGTCCTCGGTGGGCAACTCTTCCAAGACCGCTTCGTCTGGAAGTGCTTCATCAAGCCGTGAAAATGTTCGCAACTAGTGAGCGAAGCGAACGAGAGGGGGAGGCTCCGACGGCTTTGCCGTTGGAGGGGGCGACGCGAGCCCCTGTAATAGTTTTGAAGGATTTAAAAAGAGATCATTTGGTTCGTTGTGAACAGATTGCGCTTGGTGAAAAACCGGAAGGTTATTACCATCTGCCGGCAGAATTAAGATTTGTGCGGCAGGGCGATTCGTTGCTACTTTCAAAAAGCTGTGTTAACTTGAGGTCAAACAAATGAAACAAAGACATAAAACATTAGCACTTTGGTTTTTGCTGGTTCTTCTGGCCATTGCCGTATTCCATTTTAGAAATCAAAATTTTATGGCCACCGTGCAGGAAATTTCTTTCAGCGATTTTATGGCCTCCATTCAGGCCAAACAGGTGGCCGAAGTCACCATTAAAGAAGATAATTACACCGGCCAATACAAACCCGATATCAATAAGGGCGCTTTTTTCAAAACGACCGGCCCCATGACGACCGATTCTCCTCTTATAAAGGAGTTGATGGATTCCGGTGCCAAGGTCAATTACCAGCGCCGTGAAGAAGTCTTCTGGCCGCAACTGCTGATCTCTTGGCTCCCCATGATTCTCCTCTTCGCTTTCTTTTTCTTTTCGATGCGCCAAATTCAGGTGGGGGGCGGCAGGGCGCTTTCTTTCGGACGCAGTAAAGCACGCCTGTTAAATGAAAATCAAAAACGAATGACCTTCAAAGATGTGGCCGGGGTGGAAGAGGCAAAAGAAGAACTTGAAGAAATTATCGCCTTTTTAAAAGATCCGAAAAAATTTACGCGACTCGGGGGACGTATTCCAAAAGGTGTTTTACTCATGGGTTCGCCCGGTACCGGAAAAACATTGCTTGCCCGCGCCGTGGCCGGAGAAGCCGGCGTTCCTTTCTTCAGTATCTCCGGTTCCGATTTTGTTGAAATGTTTGTCGGCGTCGGAGCCGCGCGTGTACGAGATCTTTTCGAACAGGGAAAAAAGAATGCACCGTGCATCGTTTTTATCGATGAAATTGATGCGGTGGGACGTCATCGTGGCGCGGGTCTCGGCGGTGGACATGATGAACGCGAACAAACGTTGAATCAGTTACTCGTCGAGATGGATGGTTTTGAATCGAATGAAGGAGTCATCATCATGGCGGCGACCAACCGCCCTGATGTGCTTGATCCGGCTCTGTTAAGGCCGGGTCGTTTTGACCGTCGTGTGATGGTGCCGCGTCCCGATGTGAAAGGGCGCGAAGAAATTTTGAAAGTCCACGCCCGCAAAACCAAAGTTGCCGCGGATGTTGAATTGGCAACCATCGCCAGAGGGACCCCGGGTTTCAGCGGGGCCGATCTGGAAAGTGTGGTGAACGAAGCCGCGTTGATCGCTTCCCGCTATAATAAGGAAGCGATTGAAATGATTGATTTTGAATTGGCAAAAGACAAGGTGATGATGGGGTCCGAAAGAAAGAGCATGATTATCAATGAAGAAGAGAAACGAAACACGGCGTTTCATGAAGCGGGACACACATTGGTGGCCAAAAAAATTCCGGGCGCAGATCCCATTCACAAAGTCACCATTATTCCTCGCGGTGCGGCGCTTGGTTTGACACAGCAGCTCCCGATTGATGATCGCTACACGCAAAACAGAAAATTCTGTGAAAGCAGTCTGGCTATTTTAATGGGTGGGCGCGCGGCAGAGAAACTTGTTTTTGAACAACCTACAACCGGAGCGGGAAACGATATCGAAAGAGCAACCGAGTTGGCCCGCAAAATGGTTTGTGAGTGGGGGATGAGCGAAGTGCTGGGACCTCTGGCTTTTGGTAAAAAAGAAGAGATGGTTTTTCTTGGAAAAGAATTTGGTCATCATCAGGATTACAGTGAAGAAACGGCAAAACAGATTGATGGGGAAATCAGAAGGCTCGTGACAACGGGTTACAATCAGGCGGAAGCCATTTTGAAAAAGCACCTGAAAGAACTCAACGCTTTGGCGGAAGCGTTGCTGGAACATGAAACGCTTAACGGTGAGCAGATTGACTGTGTGATTGCGGGAGATAAACTTCCTCCCATAACGAAGTCAATTCTTCCCCCCAGCGAGCCCACAGCTCCGGCGGTAGCGACTACCAAGGCAAAATCGGGTAAAGCAAAAATTTCCCCGGTGATGAAACCCGTCATCTCTTGAGGAAGAATGAATAATGGAAAATAAAATCAGCATCATGGGAGTTTTGAATGTGACTCCCGATTCCTTTTTTGACGGCGGAAAATTCAACACAACGGAAAAGGCGGTAGAGCATGCCTTGAAGATGATCGCCGATGGAGCAGATATTATCGATATCGGCGGTGAATCCACAAAGCCGGGTGCCAAACCTCTTTCTGTTGAAGAAGAAAAGAAAAGAATCATTCCGATTCTGCATAAGTTGAGGCAAGCCACTCAATGCCCCATCTCCATTGACACCACCAAATCTTTTGTTGCGGCCGCGGCCATCGATTTTGGCGCAACACTCGTTAACGATATCAGTGCGGGACAGTTTGATTCCGAAATGCTCCCTTTGGTTTCACGGTCCAAAGTCCGGATTTGTTTGATGCACATGCAAGGAACACCGGAAACCATGCAGAAAAATCCCCACTATAAAAATGTGGTGGAAGAGGTCAAAGTTTTTTTGCGCCAGCGCATGACGGCTTGTTTGGAAGCGGGCATTGAAAAAGAAAAAATCGTTCTGGATCCGGGTATTGGTTTTGGAAAGAGTGTTGAAGATAATTTGGCGTTGTTGAAAAATCTGGATCAATTTCAGGACCTCGGCTGTCCCATTTTAATCGGCACCTCTCGCAAATCTTTTATCGGTGCCCTGACCGGTGCCACCGTTGAAGACCGCCTTCCGGGAAGTCTCGCCACCCTTGCCGCGGCGGTTCAAAAGGGCGCGCAAATCGTCCGCGTGCACGACGTGGCAGAAACAAAACAGTTCCTCTCCCTCTTTGCCCAACTTTAGTCTGATTTTTTTTGACATTGTTTTCCCATTGAAAATGGGTACCATGGGACCATGAAATTTCGTTCTGTTTTTGCAAGTTATCCTGAAATCGAGCTTGCTTTTCAATACGGCTCCAGCGTTAAAAAAAGTCTGAGAAAGGCAAAGGATGTTGATATCGCCCTCCTTCTGAAAAAAATCCCTTCTGTGGAACGAAGATTGGATATCCAATCAGGGATTGCCGATTTGCTGACGAAGAAATTTAAAAAGCCGGTGGATGCTGTTCTTCTAAACAGGGCCAGTCCTTTTCTGGCTCATCAAGTTATAAAATACGGAAAGCTTTTGTTTGGGAAAAAATCCAGAGCGCGGGATTTTATTGTCAAAACCCTCACCCGTTATTTTGATGTCCTTTTGTTTCACCGTTTTTTTCTGGAACGTTTGGAAAAACGTTTGGGGGTTCAATCCGATGACAGATAAATCTCTTGTGCAACGCAAACTGACCCTTCTTCAAAACAAAAAGAAAGAAATAGAGGGCTATGATATTTCCAGTTTGAAGGATTTCAGAAAAAAAACGTACATGCAGAAGGCTGTGGAAAAAATGCTTCAGGAAATGGTCGAAATATGTGTGGATGTTGCAAAACACATTATTGCCGATGAGTCGTTGCGCATTCCAGACGACGCCAAAGATGCCTTCGCTGTTTTGCATGAAAAAGGAATCTTGTCTTTGAAATGTGAAAAGATACTCCAAAAAATGGTTGGTTTTCGCAATCTCATCGTTCATCTTTATGAAAGAGTGGATATGGAAATTGTGTACGGTATTTATAAAAACCATCTTGGAGATTTTGATTTTTTCTCGAAGGAAATATTGAAATTCCTGCGTCAGTAAATCCTATCGTTTTTTGGGGCGAAAGAATGCCCCTTTACTCGCCTGCAAACCGCATAAATTTTTTTTGCAACTTTTTTTGAATGGTGCCGATACATCGGTTGGAAATAACAATTGTCATGTCTACAACCTTACCCTGAGTATTCACTGGTGAACAGTTAGCGAGTTTCGATGCGTTTTATTCCGCCATTTCAACCGGTGTGTGGGGAGAAGAAACGCCGTCCGCGCTGGCCCAAATTGGAGCCGCCCTTGCGACCTCCGGTGTAACTACCGACACCTATTTTTCTCTGGTGGATCAATATACAAAAGCCGTTGTCGCTCGCGATGGAGCGGCGCAGTACCAATTGTTGAAACGGATTGCAGATGGCATTTCAAGTATGGCTTATGAAAACGCCCGCAAACAAC
This region of Deltaproteobacteria bacterium genomic DNA includes:
- a CDS encoding DUF86 domain-containing protein, yielding MTDKSLVQRKLTLLQNKKKEIEGYDISSLKDFRKKTYMQKAVEKMLQEMVEICVDVAKHIIADESLRIPDDAKDAFAVLHEKGILSLKCEKILQKMVGFRNLIVHLYERVDMEIVYGIYKNHLGDFDFFSKEILKFLRQ
- the tilS gene encoding tRNA lysidine(34) synthetase TilS, coding for MYKSFRAAVLRESFISAGDSVLVGVSGGVDSMVLLSLLLELQQDIDFALSVAHVNYGLRGEESDDQEKLVRDFCLRNYLRCFFSNPKLFETQKDNLQNAARDFRYHYFSEMALETGVNRVAVAHHKEDQVETILGHLLRGSSLKGLAGMQTVRKMQNSKIKDQNLMLIRPLLTFSKEEIKKYAAENKVSYLEDSSNLSKEYWRNQLRHDLLPVLEKLRPKAFDKIVQLGDDLREVADFLTITATDWLKEFSRKEEDAFWMPRPRWATLPRPLRLEVLHQAVKMFATSERSEREGEAPTALPLEGATRAPVIVLKDLKRDHLVRCEQIALGEKPEGYYHLPAELRFVRQGDSLLLSKSCVNLRSNK
- a CDS encoding nucleotidyltransferase domain-containing protein, with protein sequence MKFRSVFASYPEIELAFQYGSSVKKSLRKAKDVDIALLLKKIPSVERRLDIQSGIADLLTKKFKKPVDAVLLNRASPFLAHQVIKYGKLLFGKKSRARDFIVKTLTRYFDVLLFHRFFLERLEKRLGVQSDDR
- a CDS encoding oligopeptide transporter, OPT family, with translation MPAIATFPSESRFKPYVPAVQSTRELTFRAVFLGVLFGILFGASTVYLGLKVGLTVAASIPISVLSIAIFKRFGQSTILENNIVQTVGSAGESIAGGVTFTLPALIFLGYQFDYFLILTLTLIGGVLGVLFMIPLRRHLIVQEHGKLPYPEGTACADVLIAGEKGGKLASLVFSGLGFSSFYKLLMNIFGLWKDSPAFTLNWLRGAIVSAEITPELLGVGYIIGPRIAGYTAAGGVLAWLVLMPMIRFFGQFDFIPMAPATKIISEMSMMEIWSNYIRYIGGGTVVYGGIVTLVKTLPTIWKTFFKEVQGLKTSEKVQPLKTLRTDRDLPTKVTLIGVMLMVFIISFLPFLPGSKWSHMAASLAVVIFGFFFCTVSSRITGLIGTSSNPVSGMTITTLMLTCLVFVLLGWNGKEYAVVALSIGAIVCIIAANGGNTSQDLKTGYIVGATPYKQQLALLVGVIASSIVVGITLIGMHKAGLATGGGIGSEALPAPKGQLMAIIIDGVLNQSLPWDLVLFGVFIGVFVQLCSVEVLPFAVGVYLPFSISLPILIGGLVHALVKKRTHRNEESETSPGVLYSSGLIAGGAIMGIVYAFLRGFGPNLFNALNVGAKWHLGEAQGIWGDVIATLMFAFMSWTLFQTARKKS
- the folP gene encoding dihydropteroate synthase, which translates into the protein MGVLNVTPDSFFDGGKFNTTEKAVEHALKMIADGADIIDIGGESTKPGAKPLSVEEEKKRIIPILHKLRQATQCPISIDTTKSFVAAAAIDFGATLVNDISAGQFDSEMLPLVSRSKVRICLMHMQGTPETMQKNPHYKNVVEEVKVFLRQRMTACLEAGIEKEKIVLDPGIGFGKSVEDNLALLKNLDQFQDLGCPILIGTSRKSFIGALTGATVEDRLPGSLATLAAAVQKGAQIVRVHDVAETKQFLSLFAQL
- the miaB gene encoding tRNA (N6-isopentenyl adenosine(37)-C2)-methylthiotransferase MiaB, which translates into the protein MNEHDSKKIAGLLAPLGYFPVEVLEKADLILFNTCTVREKAHQKAFSEIGKTLSLKNQDPRIIGVCGCVAQEEGAKLLHRFPWIDLVFGPDQIYKLPDLLDLVRKTKKPALATELINRADDYHFLESIQATKLHGPSAFVTIMKGCNSRCSYCIVPKVRGTEVYRPAREIVREVQFLVEKGCREVILLGQNVNSYPGFAKLLRTLAEDTDIERIRYTSPHPKDVKEDLIEEYATNSKLCAHIHLPLQSGSDSVLKRMRRAYNTKTFRSKVERLRCVRPGIGITSDMIVGFAQESDEEFSQTIDFIKEIQFDNIYAFKYSPRPDTEAFALADDVLREIKERRLDLLLTLQSQITYARHQPFVGTTQTVLVEGSDRCEKGFWMGRTSCHKIVNFSGQGNLLGAIVEVKITEANPNSLKGRVIENGQENAGQKNTD
- a CDS encoding bifunctional nuclease family protein, whose amino-acid sequence is MDKKTPDKKTLIEMQVTGLTIDPFTSMPIVILKDAAEKYALPIWIGLIEASAIATELEKIQLSRPMTHDLLKGILEQVEVIVEKVLISDISDNTFYAQIFFKTKEKSFTMDARPSDAIALALRTKSPIFVEKAVIDKSRKIDLSKEGAGSEGAKQQKWAEILENLTPEDFGKYKM
- a CDS encoding ATP-dependent metallopeptidase FtsH/Yme1/Tma family protein, producing MKQRHKTLALWFLLVLLAIAVFHFRNQNFMATVQEISFSDFMASIQAKQVAEVTIKEDNYTGQYKPDINKGAFFKTTGPMTTDSPLIKELMDSGAKVNYQRREEVFWPQLLISWLPMILLFAFFFFSMRQIQVGGGRALSFGRSKARLLNENQKRMTFKDVAGVEEAKEELEEIIAFLKDPKKFTRLGGRIPKGVLLMGSPGTGKTLLARAVAGEAGVPFFSISGSDFVEMFVGVGAARVRDLFEQGKKNAPCIVFIDEIDAVGRHRGAGLGGGHDEREQTLNQLLVEMDGFESNEGVIIMAATNRPDVLDPALLRPGRFDRRVMVPRPDVKGREEILKVHARKTKVAADVELATIARGTPGFSGADLESVVNEAALIASRYNKEAIEMIDFELAKDKVMMGSERKSMIINEEEKRNTAFHEAGHTLVAKKIPGADPIHKVTIIPRGAALGLTQQLPIDDRYTQNRKFCESSLAILMGGRAAEKLVFEQPTTGAGNDIERATELARKMVCEWGMSEVLGPLAFGKKEEMVFLGKEFGHHQDYSEETAKQIDGEIRRLVTTGYNQAEAILKKHLKELNALAEALLEHETLNGEQIDCVIAGDKLPPITKSILPPSEPTAPAVATTKAKSGKAKISPVMKPVIS